In Planctomycetia bacterium, one DNA window encodes the following:
- a CDS encoding 3-hydroxybutyryl-CoA dehydrogenase — MSNERVLGVIGAGTMGGGIAHAAAAGGFKVMCTDTDPKLVEQAFGKIRERLDSSVSKGRISSRERDEIAARLHVCKGYDAFSDAECVIEAAPEDLALKKKIFAELDKLPAKVLRASNTSSLSIAKIAEGLKHADRVLGLHFFNPAPVMQLIELVQAPQTSAQSVVDARAVCAKLDKTAVKVKDSPGFIGNRVNRPFYLEALRLLETGEGDIRTIDSALKSVGDFKMGAFELLDLIGLDINLKVTESVYNDFNRPARFAPNAIQQKLVQSGKLGRKTGCGFYDYSNGDPVPAYESRPKSTSGWKPSAAVSELAKVLDKPADRAMWLFARVWTAVVNEAAHVANTIALARDVNLTMELGFAYPQGPLALADFVGLDVVQALLSEFFKETGGDERYAPNPLLDELVRAGHLGEKTAHGFLYHSL, encoded by the coding sequence GTGAGTAACGAACGCGTGTTGGGTGTGATCGGTGCAGGGACGATGGGCGGTGGGATTGCGCACGCCGCCGCGGCGGGCGGTTTCAAGGTGATGTGCACCGATACCGATCCGAAGCTGGTGGAACAGGCGTTCGGGAAGATCCGCGAGCGGCTGGATTCGAGCGTGTCGAAGGGGCGGATTTCTTCGCGCGAGCGCGACGAGATCGCCGCGAGGCTGCACGTCTGCAAAGGGTACGATGCCTTCTCCGATGCCGAGTGCGTGATCGAGGCGGCGCCGGAAGACCTCGCGCTGAAAAAGAAGATCTTTGCCGAGTTGGACAAGTTGCCGGCGAAGGTGCTGCGCGCGTCGAACACGTCGAGCCTGTCGATCGCTAAAATCGCCGAAGGGTTGAAGCACGCCGATCGCGTGCTGGGGCTGCATTTTTTCAACCCGGCCCCGGTGATGCAACTGATCGAGCTGGTGCAGGCGCCGCAGACCAGCGCGCAATCGGTGGTCGATGCTCGCGCGGTCTGCGCCAAGCTGGACAAGACCGCGGTCAAGGTGAAGGATTCGCCCGGTTTCATCGGCAACCGCGTCAATCGCCCCTTTTATCTCGAAGCGCTGCGCCTGCTGGAGACGGGCGAGGGCGACATCCGCACGATCGATTCGGCGCTCAAGTCCGTTGGCGATTTCAAAATGGGCGCGTTTGAACTGCTCGATCTCATCGGGCTGGACATCAATCTCAAGGTGACCGAGTCGGTTTACAACGACTTCAACAGGCCCGCCCGGTTCGCGCCGAACGCCATTCAGCAAAAATTGGTGCAGTCCGGCAAGCTCGGCCGCAAGACCGGCTGCGGTTTTTACGATTACTCCAACGGCGATCCGGTCCCGGCGTATGAGAGCCGGCCGAAATCGACATCCGGCTGGAAGCCCAGCGCGGCCGTGTCGGAACTTGCCAAGGTGCTCGACAAGCCTGCCGACCGCGCCATGTGGCTCTTCGCCCGCGTGTGGACGGCCGTCGTCAATGAAGCGGCGCACGTGGCGAACACGATCGCCCTGGCGCGTGACGTGAACCTGACGATGGAACTTGGGTTTGCCTATCCGCAGGGGCCGCTGGCGCTGGCGGACTTCGTCGGGCTGGACGTGGTTCAGGCGTTGTTGTCGGAATTCTTCAAGGAGACCGGCGGCGATGAGCGCTACGCCCCGAATCCGCTGCTGGATGAACTGGTCCGCGCCGGCCACCTCGGCGAGAAGACGGCGCACGGGTTTCTGTATCATTCGCTGTGA
- a CDS encoding acetyl-CoA C-acyltransferase, with translation MRYAVVVDTIRTPIGRHRGALAPVRPDDLGAIVIRELVARTKLDPVLIDDVYWGAANQAGEDNRNAARMAVLLAGLPDSVPGTTVNRLCASGLEAVAISARMIEAGHGDVFIAGGCESMSRAPLVLPKPDEAFVRGNQTMYDTTLGWRMTNPKLAARYQPFSMGETAENVAERYRISREDQDAFALQSQQRAAAAINAGRLAEEIVPVEIDLGRGKKTIVSVDEHPRPETTLADLAKLKPAFREGGTVTAGNSSGLNDGAAGLLLMEAETAKRLGHKPLVVVRASASAGVDPSCMGLGPIPATKKALTRAGWSVGELDLIELNEAFAAQALACVRELGLDAAKVNVNGGAIALGHPLGCSGARLAGTLAREMVRRKARRGLATLCVGVGQGLSVLFERPE, from the coding sequence ATGCGATACGCCGTCGTTGTTGACACCATCCGCACGCCCATCGGTCGCCATCGCGGCGCGCTGGCGCCGGTGCGGCCCGATGATCTTGGCGCGATCGTCATCCGCGAACTGGTCGCGCGCACGAAACTGGATCCCGTCCTGATCGACGACGTCTACTGGGGCGCGGCCAACCAGGCCGGGGAGGACAATCGCAACGCGGCGCGAATGGCCGTGCTGCTGGCCGGTTTGCCCGACAGCGTGCCGGGCACGACGGTGAATCGGCTCTGCGCGAGCGGGTTGGAGGCAGTGGCGATCAGCGCGCGGATGATCGAGGCGGGTCACGGCGACGTGTTCATCGCCGGCGGCTGCGAGTCGATGAGCCGCGCGCCGCTGGTGCTGCCCAAGCCGGACGAGGCGTTCGTGCGCGGCAATCAGACGATGTACGATACGACGCTGGGCTGGCGGATGACCAATCCGAAACTGGCGGCGCGGTACCAGCCGTTCAGCATGGGTGAGACGGCCGAGAACGTGGCCGAGCGATATAGGATTTCGCGCGAGGATCAGGACGCCTTCGCGTTGCAGAGTCAGCAACGCGCGGCGGCGGCGATCAACGCCGGTCGGCTGGCCGAGGAAATCGTGCCGGTGGAGATCGACTTGGGCCGCGGTAAAAAGACGATCGTATCAGTGGACGAGCACCCGCGGCCCGAGACGACGCTGGCCGATCTGGCGAAGCTCAAGCCGGCCTTTCGCGAAGGCGGCACGGTGACGGCCGGGAACAGTTCGGGTTTGAATGACGGCGCGGCAGGGCTGCTGCTGATGGAAGCGGAGACGGCGAAACGACTCGGGCACAAGCCGCTGGTGGTGGTCCGTGCGTCGGCGTCGGCCGGGGTTGATCCGTCGTGCATGGGCCTCGGTCCGATCCCGGCGACAAAGAAAGCGCTGACCCGCGCGGGGTGGAGCGTCGGTGAACTTGATTTGATCGAACTGAACGAGGCATTCGCGGCGCAGGCGCTGGCGTGCGTGCGCGAGCTGGGGCTGGACGCGGCGAAGGTGAACGTGAATGGCGGCGCGATCGCGCTGGGTCACCCGTTGGGTTGCAGCGGGGCGCGTCTGGCCGGGACGCTGGCGCGCGAAATGGTCCGTCGCAAGGCGCGGCGCGGGCTGGCGACGCTGTGCGTCGGCGTAGGACAGGGGCTTAGCGTGCTGTTCGAACGACCGGAATGA
- a CDS encoding DUF547 domain-containing protein: MGKTAVRVCRLAVYLLPLCAGCVPARVEFSGESLGVDTTRRAAWADRVDWSDWGAFLSSAATDQGIDRAGAAAQRRRLHRFLSMLAEIGPQLTPRLFAARDHQLAYYINAYNAAIQFTNDALLANNYLPAWKATMRDTAYSFTIDGRRRTPADLRREAIKLAGDDWRVIFALSDGRAFGPPLWKRPYLGDMLDGQLDDAVRRAIASPRVVVMSHTDIKQLKLWWGLYEIRDRMVADYEMRTGAKGAVVLNALLHWADPLRRSELQGAVGYPIGSMRDDASFDSAQQTLAGADGPAR, translated from the coding sequence ATGGGAAAAACAGCGGTGCGGGTTTGCCGATTGGCGGTGTACCTGTTGCCGCTCTGCGCGGGCTGCGTGCCCGCGCGCGTTGAATTCAGCGGCGAATCGCTCGGCGTCGACACCACCCGGCGCGCCGCCTGGGCCGATCGCGTCGACTGGTCGGACTGGGGGGCGTTTCTCTCGTCGGCGGCGACGGATCAGGGCATTGACCGTGCCGGAGCTGCGGCACAACGCCGGCGGCTGCACCGCTTTCTGTCAATGCTCGCGGAAATCGGCCCGCAGCTCACGCCGCGCCTGTTCGCCGCGCGCGATCATCAACTTGCCTATTACATCAACGCCTACAACGCCGCGATTCAGTTTACGAACGACGCCCTGCTGGCCAACAATTACCTGCCGGCCTGGAAAGCGACGATGCGCGACACAGCGTATTCGTTCACCATCGACGGCCGCCGACGCACCCCGGCCGATCTGCGCCGCGAGGCGATAAAGCTGGCCGGCGATGATTGGCGCGTGATCTTTGCCCTGTCCGACGGCCGTGCATTCGGACCGCCGCTTTGGAAACGGCCGTACCTGGGGGACATGCTGGATGGCCAGTTGGACGACGCCGTGCGCCGTGCGATCGCGTCGCCGCGCGTCGTGGTCATGAGCCACACCGATATCAAGCAGCTGAAGCTTTGGTGGGGGTTGTACGAGATTCGCGATCGAATGGTGGCGGATTATGAAATGCGAACCGGGGCGAAGGGCGCGGTTGTGCTAAACGCGTTGTTGCATTGGGCTGATCCGCTGCGCCGATCAGAGTTGCAGGGGGCCGTGGGATATCCCATCGGGTCGATGCGCGACGACGCATCGTTTGACTCCGCGCAACAAACCCTTGCGGGGGCCGACGGGCCGGCGCGTTAG
- a CDS encoding ACT domain-containing protein codes for MTQACTQFSVFLVNKPGILSQICDELAHSKINLIALTLMDSIEHGVFRFVAEDVVKSRAVLKRLNIPTTETEVLMAEMPNRPGALADLCARLNSNHVSIKYAYVTSGARGGRTIGIFKVDNLQKALKLIAPKKTALREKPDGRWNKSVSRR; via the coding sequence ATGACCCAGGCCTGCACGCAATTCTCGGTGTTTCTGGTCAACAAGCCCGGCATCCTCTCGCAGATCTGCGATGAGTTGGCACACAGCAAGATCAACCTCATCGCGTTGACGTTGATGGACAGCATCGAGCACGGCGTGTTTCGGTTCGTCGCGGAAGACGTGGTCAAATCGCGCGCGGTGCTCAAGCGGCTGAACATCCCCACGACCGAGACCGAAGTCCTGATGGCCGAGATGCCGAATCGGCCCGGTGCGCTGGCCGATCTGTGCGCCCGGCTCAATTCCAACCATGTCAGCATTAAATATGCCTACGTGACGAGCGGTGCACGCGGCGGACGGACGATCGGCATCTTCAAAGTGGACAATCTGCAAAAAGCCCTGAAGCTCATCGCGCCGAAGAAGACGGCCCTGCGCGAGAAGCCCGATGGCCGGTGGAATAAATCGGTCAGTCGGCGCTAA
- a CDS encoding tryptophan 2,3-dioxygenase, translated as MSLTYTSYLELEKLLALQQPRSSPPEHDEMLFIVVHQVYELWFKQLLHELDKIKRDFSSNDLYGAIHTFKRARTVMKTLVGQLDILETMTPMSFSSFRDRLETASGFQSAQFRELEFALGYKRRDMDFAALYGKDTAGYAAVVRRLGERSVIDHFYDFLEQRGATIPLELKRRDVTQSNAPDERVQAALLDLYRRAKDVAILFELMTDFDEGLQEWRYRHVKLVERTIGNKKGTGGSLGVEFLKRSLFHPVFHDLWAIRHQL; from the coding sequence ATGTCGCTTACCTATACGAGCTATCTGGAACTGGAGAAGCTCCTCGCGCTTCAGCAGCCGCGGTCCAGCCCGCCGGAGCATGACGAGATGCTGTTCATCGTCGTGCATCAAGTCTACGAGCTTTGGTTCAAGCAACTCCTGCACGAACTGGACAAGATCAAGCGCGACTTCTCCTCGAACGATCTGTACGGCGCGATCCACACTTTCAAACGCGCTCGCACGGTGATGAAAACCCTCGTCGGCCAGCTCGACATCCTCGAAACCATGACGCCGATGTCGTTCAGCAGCTTTCGCGATCGGCTGGAGACGGCCTCTGGCTTTCAGTCGGCGCAATTCCGGGAGCTGGAGTTCGCCCTCGGCTACAAGCGCCGCGACATGGACTTCGCCGCGCTGTACGGCAAGGACACCGCCGGCTACGCAGCCGTCGTTCGCCGCCTCGGCGAGCGGAGCGTCATTGATCATTTCTATGATTTTCTGGAACAGCGGGGAGCAACCATCCCGCTCGAGTTGAAACGTCGCGATGTGACGCAGAGCAACGCGCCCGACGAGCGCGTGCAGGCCGCTCTGCTGGACCTGTACCGCCGGGCGAAGGACGTCGCCATCCTGTTCGAGCTGATGACCGATTTCGATGAGGGCTTGCAGGAATGGCGCTACCGCCACGTGAAACTCGTCGAGCGCACGATCGGCAACAAGAAAGGCACCGGCGGCAGCCTCGGCGTTGAGTTTCTCAAGCGGTCGCTCTTCCATCCGGTGTTTCACGATCTGTGGGCGATCCGGCATCAGCTTTGA
- a CDS encoding FAD-dependent monooxygenase: MAEGDKPPLTLIGSGLAGALLAAHLGQAGYELDLYERRPDPHAGNLVGGRSINLALSTRGIDALARIGIADDVLRSAIPMRGRMIHTLGGQTLFQPYDKDPSRCINSIGRGVLNTIALDAARKHPGVRVHFNHRCIDVDLDAPRARLVNTETNEVILSTGRIVIGVDGAYSAVRGSMQKLNRFDYSQSYLHHGYKELTIPPAAGGGFAMEKHALHIWPRHSFMMIALPNPDGSFTCTLFWPFEGPSSFAAVRTDDDVRRFFDAQFPDAVPLMPALLKDFRDNPIGSMVTVRCAPWHHRDKVALVGDACHAVVPFYGQGMNAAFEDCVALTECMERFAPDYGRAFAEYEALRKPNTDALADLAIENFIEMRDKTASRAFHARKKLERTLHKLFPGWYTPLYTMVSFTRIPYAEARRKARAQDQAIVLAAIGLVVVLALLACILVLAT; the protein is encoded by the coding sequence ATGGCGGAAGGCGATAAACCCCCTCTCACGCTCATCGGCAGCGGGCTGGCCGGCGCGCTGCTCGCCGCGCACCTCGGCCAGGCCGGATACGAACTCGATCTTTACGAACGGCGGCCCGATCCGCACGCGGGGAATCTCGTCGGCGGCCGGTCGATCAACCTCGCCCTGTCCACGCGCGGCATCGACGCCCTCGCGCGCATCGGAATCGCCGATGACGTTCTCCGGAGCGCCATCCCGATGCGCGGTCGCATGATTCACACGCTCGGCGGCCAGACCCTCTTCCAGCCCTACGACAAGGACCCGTCGCGCTGCATCAACTCCATTGGTCGCGGCGTGCTGAACACCATCGCCCTCGACGCGGCACGGAAGCATCCCGGCGTGCGCGTGCATTTCAACCATCGCTGCATCGACGTGGACCTCGACGCCCCCCGGGCGCGCCTTGTCAATACCGAGACAAATGAAGTAATCCTGTCAACGGGGCGGATCGTCATCGGCGTCGACGGAGCATATTCCGCCGTGCGCGGATCGATGCAGAAATTGAATCGCTTTGACTACTCCCAAAGCTATCTCCACCACGGCTACAAGGAACTGACCATTCCCCCCGCCGCCGGCGGCGGCTTCGCGATGGAAAAGCACGCCTTGCACATCTGGCCGCGGCACAGCTTCATGATGATCGCCCTGCCGAACCCGGACGGATCCTTCACCTGCACGCTCTTCTGGCCGTTTGAGGGTCCGTCGAGTTTCGCGGCGGTCCGCACCGACGACGACGTGCGGCGGTTCTTCGATGCGCAATTTCCCGACGCCGTGCCGTTGATGCCGGCGCTGCTGAAGGACTTTCGCGACAATCCCATCGGCTCGATGGTCACGGTGCGCTGCGCTCCGTGGCACCATCGCGACAAGGTCGCGCTGGTCGGCGATGCCTGCCACGCCGTCGTGCCGTTCTACGGGCAGGGGATGAACGCGGCCTTCGAGGACTGCGTTGCCCTGACCGAGTGCATGGAGCGTTTCGCGCCGGATTACGGGCGCGCGTTCGCCGAGTACGAAGCGCTTCGCAAGCCGAACACCGACGCGCTGGCGGATCTGGCGATTGAGAATTTTATCGAGATGCGGGACAAAACCGCGTCCCGCGCTTTTCACGCCAGGAAAAAACTGGAGCGGACGCTGCACAAGCTGTTTCCGGGCTGGTACACGCCGCTCTACACCATGGTCAGCTTCACGAGGATCCCGTATGCCGAGGCGCGGCGCAAGGCGCGGGCGCAGGATCAGGCCATCGTGCTCGCAGCGATCGGGCTGGTCGTCGTGCTGGCCCTGCTTGCCTGCATCCTGGTGCTGGCCACCTGA
- a CDS encoding nitroreductase family protein — MPYILPPRDEAWQLQRGRELLAELEARRSCRDFSPKPVPREVLELALAAGHSAPSGANRKPWRFVAIDDPFIKREIRIAAEAEERESYDHRMPQEWLDALEPIGTTWEKPFLEIAPWLVVLFRVDWEEAGGRRLKNYYPIESTGLAAGFFLMACHAMGLATLTHTPSPMTFLRDICRRPESEKPYLLIPVGYPAENCHVPDLVKKPLTDAVQWNR; from the coding sequence ATTCCGTATATCCTTCCGCCGCGCGACGAGGCGTGGCAATTGCAGCGCGGTCGCGAACTTCTAGCGGAATTGGAAGCGCGCCGAAGCTGCCGCGATTTTTCACCGAAGCCCGTGCCGCGCGAGGTGCTGGAACTGGCGCTGGCCGCCGGGCACAGCGCGCCGTCGGGGGCCAATCGCAAGCCGTGGCGGTTCGTGGCCATCGATGACCCGTTCATCAAACGCGAGATTCGCATCGCGGCGGAGGCCGAGGAACGCGAGAGTTACGACCATCGAATGCCGCAGGAATGGCTCGACGCGCTGGAGCCGATCGGCACCACATGGGAGAAGCCGTTTCTGGAGATCGCCCCGTGGCTCGTTGTGCTGTTTCGTGTGGACTGGGAGGAGGCGGGCGGCCGGCGGCTGAAGAACTATTACCCGATTGAGAGCACAGGCCTGGCGGCGGGGTTTTTCCTGATGGCGTGTCACGCGATGGGGCTGGCGACGCTGACGCACACGCCCAGCCCGATGACGTTTCTTCGCGACATTTGTCGCAGACCGGAAAGCGAGAAGCCGTACCTGCTCATCCCCGTGGGCTATCCGGCGGAGAACTGCCATGTGCCGGACCTCGTGAAGAAACCGCTGACGGACGCCGTGCAGTGGAATCGTTGA
- a CDS encoding ATP-binding cassette domain-containing protein: MIRVQNLTKQYGQRKAVNGISFSIEEGEIVGFLGPNGAGKTTTMRILTCYMPATSGSASIGGHDVFTESLAVRRIVGYLPESTPLDMNMRVREYLTFRGKIRGLDRGARASAIQRVAETCWLGDFIDRPIHQLSKGMKQRVGLADALLHDPKVLILDEPTIGLDPTQIRETRNLIQHLAKRHTVLLSSHILPEVEATCQRTIIIAGGRIVASGSPAELKERIRGGSRLIAEVSGPEKEIESALSAVDGVSRVSRESDNGWHRVTIESRGNSDPREEIFKVVKQKGWSLRELRLEVGSLEEFFVQIVAQQAQEQKAARREVQA, translated from the coding sequence ATGATTCGCGTACAGAACCTCACCAAACAGTACGGGCAGCGCAAGGCCGTGAACGGCATCTCGTTCTCCATCGAGGAGGGCGAGATCGTCGGATTCCTCGGCCCCAACGGCGCGGGCAAGACGACGACGATGCGCATCCTGACGTGCTACATGCCGGCGACCAGCGGCAGCGCCTCGATCGGCGGGCACGATGTCTTCACCGAATCGCTCGCCGTCCGGCGCATCGTCGGCTACCTGCCCGAGAGCACGCCGCTGGACATGAACATGCGGGTGCGGGAGTACCTGACCTTCCGCGGGAAAATTCGCGGGCTGGATCGCGGCGCGCGGGCCAGCGCGATTCAGCGCGTCGCCGAGACCTGCTGGCTGGGCGATTTCATCGACCGACCGATTCACCAGTTGAGCAAGGGCATGAAGCAGCGTGTGGGGCTGGCCGATGCGCTGCTGCACGACCCCAAGGTGCTGATTCTCGACGAGCCGACGATCGGCCTGGACCCGACTCAGATCCGCGAAACGCGCAATCTGATTCAACATCTCGCCAAGCGGCACACCGTGCTGCTGTCCAGCCACATTCTTCCCGAAGTGGAGGCGACTTGTCAGCGGACGATCATCATTGCCGGCGGGCGGATCGTGGCGAGCGGCTCGCCGGCGGAGTTGAAAGAGCGCATCCGAGGCGGTTCGCGGCTGATTGCCGAAGTCTCCGGGCCGGAGAAGGAAATCGAATCAGCATTGAGTGCGGTCGACGGCGTGAGCCGGGTCTCGCGCGAGTCGGACAACGGCTGGCACCGGGTGACGATCGAGTCGCGCGGCAACAGCGACCCGCGCGAGGAGATTTTCAAAGTGGTGAAGCAAAAGGGCTGGAGCCTGCGCGAGCTGCGGCTTGAGGTAGGCAGCCTGGAAGAGTTCTTCGTGCAGATCGTCGCGCAGCAGGCGCAGGAGCAGAAGGCCGCGCGGCGGGAGGTGCAGGCGTAA
- a CDS encoding ABC transporter permease subunit, whose product MRNVVPLAQRELAASFYSPVAYIVAAVFLFATGYLFMTRTLVEGGEATMRVLFDGIAILLIFAVPMLTMRLLADEFASGTIEALMTAPVTDVEVVLGKFLGIMAFFAALMVSTAVYAIILMMHGGRDLGAILYGYLGMFLLGSFYVSVGLFASAITRYQLVAALVGIALLGLLTTAVDYFAGLAGGDWRTTLSYVNVLHHFEDFSKGLFDTQSIVFFIAATLFFLFLAVKVLESRRWR is encoded by the coding sequence ATGCGAAACGTGGTTCCCCTGGCCCAGCGCGAACTGGCGGCGAGCTTCTACTCGCCCGTGGCGTACATCGTCGCCGCGGTGTTTCTCTTTGCGACGGGCTACTTGTTCATGACGCGCACATTGGTCGAAGGCGGCGAGGCAACGATGCGCGTGCTCTTCGACGGCATCGCCATCCTGCTCATCTTTGCTGTGCCGATGCTGACCATGCGGCTGCTGGCGGACGAATTCGCTTCCGGCACGATCGAAGCGCTGATGACCGCCCCGGTCACCGATGTCGAAGTCGTCCTCGGCAAATTCCTCGGCATCATGGCCTTCTTTGCCGCGCTGATGGTGAGCACCGCCGTTTATGCGATCATCCTGATGATGCATGGCGGGCGCGATCTGGGCGCGATTTTGTACGGGTATCTCGGCATGTTCCTCCTGGGGTCGTTCTATGTGTCGGTCGGCCTGTTCGCCAGCGCCATCACGCGCTATCAACTGGTCGCGGCGCTGGTGGGCATCGCGTTGCTCGGCCTGCTGACGACGGCCGTCGATTACTTCGCGGGTTTGGCCGGCGGCGACTGGCGTACGACGTTGAGCTACGTCAACGTGCTGCATCATTTTGAGGATTTCAGCAAGGGCCTCTTCGACACGCAATCGATTGTTTTCTTCATCGCCGCCACGCTGTTTTTCCTGTTCCTGGCGGTCAAGGTTCTGGAGTCGCGCAGATGGCGGTAA
- a CDS encoding DUF4340 domain-containing protein, producing MNRNTTIGLVLVLGLAVIGLWWATSTSKPPTGLEEAAGPKRLIDPPLGEIREFEVASSGSAAPLKFTIETGKATMSSPVPGPADYNAVTMSTTMYKEMRYSRAFPAGDAERPTEQMSGLASPVRTVTLKDGEGRTAILKIGARQALSAKTYVQKQGDDTIYLVDTDVSAELRKGLAEYRGKRLTDFAQSDAVRIELQGDPTYTLVREGENWNIDAPYKARADRLVVNRILAAASNLNVSKFVDDEAKNLRPYGLENPRTVVTIVTEKKTPRPQPTTAPASAPSEPQFDVETHTFKLALGGVADEMVFARLLEPALPSVFNVAQSNVKDLQRPLDELRDKTIVSLAGRNPQKIVYTSGQTSVTLVKNAAAQWELEPATPVEPARPAEYAAVEELLKNLRELKAVGFETTPTPVMGFDAPRARIVLTLEGQVEPVRLSIGQYTPSKTGAYARNEQDMAIAVIPAKVADELAAGPLSFWSRDLVRFTRDHVVEFEITRDGRTLKLAKQDGAWKFLSPIQGDCEQGILNAALADLSNLRGRRVIGLAADAKKLGLDKPAVRAVVSTQAPAPPPSTQTSQPVEPPAQPIERHVVLLAREADGERVFAMAEGGDRICEIDARVIQNLEAEFFSTRLVSFEPSDVTRLRSDGSANFLFEKVGENWRLRGEETFAVDATKIAQFCGTLRDLRAARFVAYDGARPADYGLDAPQQSFTIQTAAGDAMTLNVSAKGPDSQSRYASLASAPGRVFVIKSEDVSKLTVGLLHFQQAG from the coding sequence ATGAATCGCAATACGACAATCGGTTTGGTACTGGTATTGGGCTTGGCCGTCATCGGCCTGTGGTGGGCAACGTCGACGAGCAAACCGCCGACCGGTCTCGAGGAAGCGGCCGGTCCGAAGCGACTGATCGACCCGCCGCTGGGCGAGATTCGGGAGTTCGAGGTCGCATCGTCCGGATCGGCTGCGCCGCTCAAGTTCACCATTGAGACCGGCAAGGCGACCATGTCTTCTCCGGTTCCCGGCCCGGCCGACTACAACGCCGTGACGATGAGTACCACGATGTACAAGGAAATGCGCTACAGCCGCGCGTTTCCCGCGGGCGATGCCGAACGGCCGACCGAGCAGATGTCGGGCTTGGCCAGTCCGGTTCGCACCGTGACGCTGAAAGATGGGGAGGGGCGGACGGCGATCCTCAAGATCGGCGCGCGGCAGGCGCTGTCGGCCAAGACGTATGTCCAGAAGCAGGGCGACGACACGATCTATCTCGTTGATACGGATGTCTCCGCCGAATTGCGCAAGGGCCTCGCCGAGTATCGCGGCAAGCGCCTGACGGACTTCGCGCAATCCGACGCGGTGCGGATCGAGCTTCAGGGCGATCCGACGTACACGCTGGTTCGCGAGGGTGAGAACTGGAACATCGACGCGCCGTACAAGGCCCGCGCCGACCGGCTCGTTGTCAATCGAATTCTGGCGGCCGCGTCGAACCTCAACGTGAGCAAGTTCGTCGACGATGAAGCGAAAAACCTGCGGCCTTACGGGCTGGAGAACCCGCGAACCGTCGTGACGATCGTCACCGAGAAAAAGACGCCGCGCCCGCAGCCGACGACGGCGCCGGCTTCCGCGCCGTCCGAGCCGCAATTCGACGTGGAGACGCACACGTTCAAGCTGGCGCTGGGCGGCGTCGCCGATGAAATGGTCTTCGCGCGCCTGCTCGAGCCGGCTTTGCCCTCGGTCTTCAACGTGGCGCAAAGCAACGTGAAAGACCTGCAACGGCCTCTGGATGAACTGCGCGACAAGACGATCGTCTCGCTGGCCGGCCGCAATCCACAGAAAATAGTCTATACATCGGGTCAGACGTCCGTCACGCTCGTCAAAAATGCCGCCGCCCAGTGGGAACTGGAGCCGGCCACGCCCGTCGAGCCGGCACGCCCCGCCGAATACGCCGCGGTCGAGGAGCTGCTCAAGAACCTGCGCGAGCTGAAGGCCGTCGGCTTCGAGACGACGCCGACCCCGGTGATGGGTTTCGATGCGCCCCGCGCTCGAATCGTTCTGACGCTGGAAGGCCAGGTCGAGCCGGTTCGGCTGTCCATCGGACAATACACGCCGAGCAAGACCGGCGCCTACGCACGAAACGAGCAGGACATGGCGATCGCGGTCATCCCCGCGAAAGTGGCGGATGAGCTCGCCGCCGGACCCCTCTCCTTCTGGAGTCGCGATCTCGTCCGCTTCACGCGCGATCACGTTGTGGAGTTTGAGATTACCCGTGACGGCCGGACGCTCAAATTGGCGAAACAGGATGGCGCGTGGAAGTTCCTCTCGCCGATTCAGGGCGATTGCGAACAGGGCATCCTCAACGCGGCCCTGGCCGATCTGTCCAACCTCCGGGGCCGCCGCGTGATCGGGCTGGCGGCCGACGCCAAGAAACTGGGGCTGGACAAGCCCGCGGTTCGTGCCGTCGTATCGACACAAGCCCCCGCGCCGCCTCCGAGCACCCAGACCAGTCAGCCCGTCGAGCCGCCGGCGCAGCCGATCGAACGCCACGTGGTGCTTCTCGCGAGGGAAGCGGACGGGGAACGCGTCTTTGCCATGGCAGAAGGCGGCGACCGCATCTGCGAGATCGACGCGCGCGTCATTCAGAACCTGGAAGCCGAATTCTTCTCGACGCGGCTCGTTTCCTTCGAGCCGTCGGACGTCACCCGCCTCCGCAGCGACGGCAGCGCCAACTTCCTGTTTGAAAAAGTCGGCGAGAACTGGCGCCTCCGAGGTGAGGAAACGTTCGCCGTCGATGCCACGAAGATCGCCCAGTTTTGCGGCACGCTGCGCGATCTGCGCGCGGCGCGATTCGTCGCCTACGACGGCGCTCGACCGGCCGATTATGGCCTGGATGCTCCGCAGCAGTCCTTCACCATCCAAACGGCTGCCGGCGATGCGATGACGCTGAATGTGTCTGCGAAGGGACCGGACAGCCAGAGTCGTTATGCTTCGCTCGCTTCGGCGCCAGGACGTGTCTTTGTCATCAAGTCCGAGGATGTTTCCAAGCTCACCGTGGGTCTGCTACACTTCCAGCAAGCTGGCTGA